One part of the Actinomyces howellii genome encodes these proteins:
- a CDS encoding ATP-dependent helicase, whose protein sequence is MSEHDPTPVHRHAGPPGAAELLDALDPDQRQVAEHLEGALCVLAGAGTGKTRAITYRIAHGVAVGAYQPAQVLAVTFTARAAGEMRSRLSDLGVHGAQARTFHSAALRQLTYFWPTAIGGRRPDIEKYKGRLVGTAAHRLGLSTDRALIRDLSAEVEWAKVTMTLPEDYAEAAAAQRREGVGGLEPATVARVLTAYEEAKTERGVIDFEDVLLLMVGILLDREDVAAQVRGQYKHFVVDEYQDVSPLQQRLLDLWLGHRRQLCVVGDASQTIYSFAGATPEFLTGFASRYEGARVVRLSRDYRSTPEVVSLANRVLSRSRRGGGALALPAGAVELVAQRPSGPAVRFETYDDDVAEAAGAVEQVRRLMASGVPVSEIAVLYRTNAQSEVVEQALADAGIGYLVRGGERFFEREEVKRAMVLLRAAARTERANLSGDLGADTRMVLSREGWAPQPPAQRGAVRERWDSLNAVVELADQLAERRGADLDGLVGELTERAEAQNAPTVAGVTLSSLHAAKGLEWDAVLLIGAAEGLLPISLAEGPAAVEEERRLLYVGVTRAREHLIISCARARAPGGRASRRPSRFLDGIWPAAQGRGGPQRRGGATGTPKERARQAAADFEAEADPATLALFEVLRAWRAEVAARASRPAYTVFPDSTLRSIATVKPTVLPQLSLIRGVGAVKLQEYGAEVLRLVREHSEGA, encoded by the coding sequence ATGAGCGAGCACGACCCGACACCCGTCCACCGGCACGCCGGCCCACCCGGCGCCGCCGAGCTCCTCGACGCCCTCGACCCCGACCAGCGGCAGGTCGCCGAGCACCTCGAGGGCGCGCTGTGCGTCCTGGCCGGCGCGGGCACGGGCAAGACCCGGGCCATCACCTACCGCATCGCCCACGGGGTGGCGGTGGGCGCCTACCAACCGGCCCAGGTGCTCGCGGTCACCTTCACCGCCCGTGCCGCGGGGGAGATGCGCTCGCGCCTGAGCGACCTGGGTGTGCACGGCGCCCAGGCCCGCACCTTCCACTCCGCGGCCCTGCGCCAGCTCACCTACTTCTGGCCCACGGCCATCGGCGGGCGTCGACCGGATATCGAGAAGTACAAGGGACGCCTCGTCGGCACCGCCGCCCACCGCCTGGGCCTGTCGACCGACCGCGCCCTCATCCGCGACCTGTCCGCTGAGGTCGAGTGGGCCAAGGTGACCATGACCCTGCCCGAGGACTACGCCGAGGCCGCGGCCGCCCAGCGCCGCGAGGGCGTCGGCGGCCTCGAGCCCGCCACCGTGGCCCGGGTCCTGACGGCCTACGAGGAGGCCAAGACCGAGCGCGGGGTCATCGACTTCGAGGACGTCCTGCTGCTCATGGTGGGCATCCTGCTCGACCGCGAGGACGTCGCCGCGCAGGTGCGCGGGCAGTACAAGCACTTCGTCGTCGACGAGTACCAGGACGTCTCCCCGCTCCAGCAGCGGCTCCTCGACCTGTGGCTGGGCCACAGACGCCAGCTGTGCGTTGTCGGCGACGCCTCCCAGACCATCTACTCCTTCGCCGGAGCCACCCCGGAGTTCCTCACCGGCTTCGCCTCGCGCTACGAGGGCGCCCGCGTCGTGCGGCTCAGCCGCGACTACCGCTCCACCCCCGAGGTGGTGTCGCTGGCCAACCGGGTCCTGTCGCGCTCGCGGCGCGGGGGAGGGGCCCTGGCCCTGCCCGCGGGAGCCGTCGAGCTGGTCGCCCAACGTCCCAGCGGGCCGGCGGTGCGCTTCGAGACCTACGACGACGACGTCGCCGAGGCGGCCGGCGCGGTCGAGCAGGTGCGCCGCCTCATGGCCAGCGGCGTGCCCGTGAGCGAGATCGCGGTGCTGTACCGGACCAACGCCCAGTCCGAGGTCGTCGAGCAGGCGCTGGCCGACGCGGGCATCGGCTACCTCGTGCGGGGAGGGGAGCGTTTCTTCGAGCGTGAGGAGGTCAAGCGGGCCATGGTGCTGCTGCGTGCTGCGGCACGCACCGAACGAGCCAACCTGAGCGGGGACCTCGGGGCGGACACGCGGATGGTCCTGTCCCGGGAGGGCTGGGCGCCCCAGCCCCCGGCCCAGCGCGGTGCGGTGCGCGAGCGCTGGGACTCGCTCAACGCCGTCGTCGAGCTCGCCGACCAGCTCGCCGAGCGCCGCGGGGCCGACCTCGACGGCCTGGTCGGTGAGCTCACCGAGCGGGCCGAGGCGCAGAACGCCCCGACGGTCGCGGGGGTGACGCTGTCCTCCCTGCACGCCGCCAAGGGCCTGGAGTGGGACGCCGTCCTGCTCATCGGGGCCGCCGAGGGGCTCCTGCCGATCTCCTTGGCCGAGGGGCCTGCCGCCGTCGAGGAGGAGCGCAGGCTGCTCTACGTCGGTGTGACCAGGGCACGGGAGCACCTCATCATCTCCTGCGCCCGCGCACGTGCCCCCGGGGGCAGGGCGTCGCGCAGGCCCTCGCGCTTCCTCGACGGGATCTGGCCGGCCGCCCAGGGGAGGGGCGGTCCCCAGCGCCGGGGCGGGGCGACCGGCACCCCCAAGGAGCGGGCCAGGCAGGCCGCTGCGGACTTCGAGGCCGAGGCCGACCCCGCCACCCTCGCCCTGTTCGAGGTCCTACGCGCCTGGAGAGCGGAGGTCGCCGCGCGGGCCTCCCGCCCGGCCTACACGGTCTTCCCCGACTCGACGCTGCGCTCGATCGCCACGGTCAAGCCCACCGTCCTTCCCCAGCTCTCCCTCATCCGCGGCGTGGGGGCCGTCAAGCTCCAGGAGTACGGCGCCGAGGTCCTGCGGCTTGTGCGCGAGCACTCCGAGGGCGCCTGA
- a CDS encoding UPF0182 family membrane protein, which yields MTIGVLLAVGAVLVFLSQTWTEVLWFDQLGYSRVIWTQWIAAGVLFVVGFLVAFGAILAAMTGAYRKREISLPQDEAARNLEGYRTAVEPLRRTLTWAVPALLGVLGSAWELAPHWRAVLLAVHAQSFGIKDPQFGLDVSFYVFILPVLQVVVSFLSRVVVFAGLASLVVHYLYGGVSVSRAPHFTRAARVHLAVFLAGFALLQGIAYWLGRYSALYASNTKFDGAGYTDINAVVPANAILAAISVVVAAMFLVSLRSSSWKLPVTGVAVMIVSALLIGTAYPAVVQKFVVDPNAQREEAVYIDRNIQATLAAYGLDGVETTAYDAKTDTEAGQLQADAESTTSIRLLDPNVVSPTFRQLQQNKQYYTFASSLNVDRYQVEQQSRDTVIAVRELNLDGTAQSTWINDHTVYTHGYGVVTAYGNTVASGGFPSFWEGGIPSSGDLGEYEPRIYFGQASPSYSIVGGDDGGTPRELDYPDDSAPSGQVNTTFAGDGGPDVSNPWNRLMYALKFQEMNILFSQEVRDGSQILYDRNPAERVAKVAPWLTLDGNPYPAVVDDDDDPSTPKRVVWIVDGYTTTNNYPYAQHESLEDSMSDATTGATLLGAPEESNYVRNSVKAVVDAYDGEVTLFEWDDQDPILNAWQDVFPGTVTPMSEMSADLMAHMRYPEDLFKVQRTVMAKYHVTDPEDFYSGGDFWKVPDDPTQPGDEAQAPYYLTLQMPGQDQASFSLSSVYIIGGNTDRNVLTGFLAVDSETASGEPGVRNPNYGKIRLLELPRSSNVPGPGQVQGIFDSNTTVSQTLNLLSQQGSEVIKGNLLTLPVGGGLLYVQPVYVQGSTGTQYPLLRKVLVAFGDQVGFADTLSEALNQVFGGQSGATTGEEVVDGDAGAANDTSDPEAQAAATAEATAEATAAATPEPTTAPTSGATAPTTGATAAPTPGAATGDPKADLDTALADAQQARADADEAMKNGDWAAYGEAQSRLDDALSRAVDAQQRMGG from the coding sequence ATGACCATCGGCGTGCTCCTCGCCGTGGGTGCGGTCCTTGTCTTCCTGTCCCAGACGTGGACCGAGGTCCTGTGGTTCGACCAGCTCGGTTACTCCCGGGTCATCTGGACGCAGTGGATCGCCGCGGGCGTGCTGTTCGTCGTCGGCTTCCTGGTCGCCTTCGGGGCGATCCTCGCGGCGATGACCGGTGCGTACCGGAAGCGGGAGATCAGCCTGCCCCAGGACGAGGCGGCCCGGAACCTCGAGGGGTACCGCACGGCGGTGGAGCCGCTGCGCCGGACCCTGACCTGGGCGGTTCCGGCACTGCTGGGCGTCCTGGGATCGGCCTGGGAGCTCGCCCCGCACTGGAGGGCGGTGCTCCTGGCGGTCCACGCCCAGTCCTTCGGCATCAAGGACCCCCAGTTCGGGCTGGACGTGTCCTTCTACGTCTTCATCCTCCCGGTGCTCCAGGTCGTCGTGTCCTTCCTGTCGCGCGTCGTCGTCTTCGCGGGCCTGGCCAGTCTCGTCGTGCACTACCTCTACGGCGGGGTCTCGGTGTCCCGTGCACCCCACTTCACCCGAGCCGCCCGGGTCCACCTGGCCGTCTTCCTGGCGGGCTTCGCCCTGCTCCAGGGAATCGCGTACTGGCTGGGTCGCTACTCGGCGCTCTACGCCTCCAACACGAAGTTCGACGGCGCGGGCTACACCGACATCAACGCCGTCGTGCCCGCCAACGCGATCCTCGCTGCGATCTCGGTGGTCGTGGCCGCGATGTTCCTCGTCTCCCTGCGGTCGAGCTCGTGGAAGCTGCCCGTGACCGGGGTGGCGGTCATGATCGTCTCGGCGCTGCTCATCGGCACCGCCTACCCGGCCGTCGTCCAGAAGTTCGTCGTCGACCCCAACGCCCAGCGTGAGGAGGCGGTCTACATCGACCGCAACATCCAGGCGACGCTGGCCGCCTACGGCCTGGACGGCGTCGAGACCACCGCCTACGACGCCAAGACCGACACCGAGGCGGGCCAGCTCCAGGCAGACGCGGAGTCGACCACCTCGATCCGCCTGCTCGACCCCAACGTCGTGTCCCCGACCTTCCGTCAGCTCCAGCAGAACAAGCAGTACTACACCTTCGCGTCCTCGCTCAACGTCGACCGCTACCAGGTCGAGCAGCAGTCGCGTGACACGGTCATCGCGGTGCGCGAGCTCAACCTCGACGGCACCGCCCAGTCGACCTGGATCAACGACCACACCGTGTACACCCACGGCTACGGCGTCGTGACCGCCTACGGCAACACGGTGGCCTCGGGCGGGTTCCCCTCCTTCTGGGAGGGGGGCATCCCCTCCAGCGGTGACCTGGGCGAGTACGAGCCGCGGATCTACTTCGGGCAGGCGTCACCTTCCTACTCGATCGTCGGGGGAGACGACGGCGGTACCCCCCGCGAGCTGGACTACCCCGATGACTCGGCCCCCTCGGGCCAGGTCAACACGACCTTCGCCGGCGACGGCGGCCCGGACGTGTCCAACCCGTGGAACCGGCTCATGTACGCCCTGAAGTTCCAGGAGATGAACATCCTGTTCTCCCAAGAGGTGCGGGACGGGTCCCAGATCCTCTACGACCGCAACCCCGCCGAGCGCGTCGCCAAGGTCGCCCCGTGGCTGACCCTGGACGGCAACCCCTACCCGGCCGTGGTCGACGACGACGACGACCCGTCCACCCCCAAGCGCGTCGTGTGGATCGTCGACGGCTACACGACGACGAACAACTACCCCTACGCCCAGCACGAGTCCCTCGAGGACTCGATGAGCGACGCGACCACCGGCGCGACGCTCCTCGGGGCGCCGGAGGAGTCGAACTACGTGCGCAACTCGGTCAAGGCGGTCGTCGACGCCTACGACGGCGAGGTGACCCTCTTCGAGTGGGACGACCAGGACCCGATCCTCAACGCCTGGCAGGATGTCTTCCCGGGGACCGTCACCCCGATGAGCGAGATGAGTGCCGACCTCATGGCCCACATGCGCTACCCCGAGGACCTGTTCAAGGTCCAGCGCACGGTCATGGCCAAGTACCACGTCACCGACCCGGAGGACTTCTACTCCGGCGGCGACTTCTGGAAGGTGCCCGACGACCCGACCCAGCCCGGTGACGAGGCCCAGGCCCCGTACTACCTCACCTTGCAGATGCCCGGGCAGGACCAGGCGAGCTTCTCCCTGTCGAGCGTCTACATCATCGGCGGAAACACCGACCGCAACGTGCTCACCGGCTTCCTGGCCGTGGACTCCGAGACGGCCAGCGGCGAGCCCGGGGTGAGGAACCCGAACTACGGCAAGATACGGCTGCTTGAGCTGCCGCGCTCCTCCAACGTCCCCGGCCCGGGACAGGTCCAGGGCATCTTCGACTCCAACACGACGGTGTCCCAGACCCTCAACCTGCTCAGCCAGCAGGGCTCGGAGGTCATCAAGGGCAATCTGCTGACCCTCCCGGTGGGCGGCGGGCTGCTCTACGTCCAGCCCGTGTACGTCCAGGGCTCGACCGGCACGCAGTACCCCTTGCTGCGCAAGGTGCTTGTCGCCTTCGGTGACCAGGTCGGCTTCGCCGACACCCTCTCCGAGGCGCTCAACCAGGTCTTCGGGGGCCAGTCCGGGGCGACCACCGGGGAGGAGGTCGTCGACGGTGACGCCGGGGCGGCCAACGACACCTCGGATCCCGAGGCGCAGGCGGCGGCGACGGCCGAGGCCACCGCCGAGGCCACAGCGGCGGCGACACCGGAGCCCACGACGGCGCCGACCTCTGGCGCGACCGCCCCGACGACCGGGGCCACGGCCGCCCCGACCCCGGGGGCTGCCACAGGCGATCCGAAGGCGGACCTGGACACCGCCCTGGCCGATGCCCAGCAGGCCAGGGCCGACGCCGACGAGGCGATGAAGAACGGCGACTGGGCCGCTTACGGGGAGGCCCAGAGCCGCCTCGACGACGCCCTGAGCCGCGCCGTCGACGCCCAGCAGCGCATGGGCGGCTGA
- a CDS encoding zinc-dependent metalloprotease, producing MSEDPFDELEAMLASLFGPDTARDAVAALRASGLEADQLARMPGMEDLGSLSPGQLMALQAQMRQMLDPSQGANWTMGQELALRTVRSGGDPAVTAGQAEATRQALQVADLWLDTATELMPAPGQRTAWSRSDWVEQTLPVWKDVCAPVADAATSALAGALERQMREAPQVVVGEDSAEDQVGALSHVMRSLAGTAFGLQVGHAIGELAAQSVGATDVGLPLTRDPGTSLVPANVEAFAEGLEVDTDQVRMFLAVREAAAARLYAHVPWLRSQLLGAVEAYARGITIDVEAVEEAVAQVDANDPEALRAALESGMFAPQETPAQTEALEALETLLALVEGWVEVITARATAPHLPQAMALREMVRRQRVQGGPAEKVFARLLGMEFRPRRVREAARLWELLGAELGDAGRDAFWEHPDVMPAPAELAAPEDFLTLRRAAQDMDSQIDADLASLLDGTLGYADGAKEADDGGEETEEE from the coding sequence ATGAGCGAGGACCCCTTCGACGAGCTCGAGGCGATGCTCGCCTCCCTGTTCGGGCCCGACACCGCCCGCGACGCCGTCGCGGCCCTGCGGGCATCTGGCCTCGAGGCGGACCAGCTCGCCCGGATGCCCGGGATGGAGGACCTCGGCTCGCTCAGCCCCGGCCAGCTCATGGCCCTCCAGGCGCAGATGCGGCAGATGCTCGACCCCTCCCAGGGCGCCAACTGGACGATGGGCCAGGAGCTCGCGCTGCGCACGGTGCGCTCGGGGGGCGACCCCGCGGTGACCGCGGGACAGGCCGAGGCGACACGCCAGGCCCTCCAGGTGGCCGACCTGTGGCTCGACACCGCCACCGAGCTCATGCCTGCACCGGGGCAGCGCACCGCCTGGTCACGATCGGACTGGGTCGAGCAGACCCTGCCGGTGTGGAAGGACGTGTGCGCCCCCGTGGCGGACGCGGCGACCTCCGCCCTGGCCGGCGCCCTCGAGCGCCAGATGCGCGAGGCCCCGCAGGTCGTGGTCGGCGAGGACTCCGCCGAGGACCAGGTGGGGGCGCTGTCGCACGTCATGCGCTCGCTGGCGGGTACGGCCTTCGGCCTGCAGGTCGGCCACGCCATCGGCGAGCTCGCGGCGCAGTCGGTGGGGGCCACCGACGTCGGGCTGCCGCTCACGCGGGATCCCGGCACCTCCCTCGTGCCGGCCAACGTCGAGGCCTTCGCCGAGGGCCTGGAGGTCGACACCGACCAGGTGCGGATGTTCCTGGCGGTGCGTGAGGCAGCAGCCGCCCGGCTCTACGCCCACGTGCCATGGCTGCGCAGCCAGCTGCTGGGGGCCGTCGAGGCCTACGCCCGCGGCATCACGATCGACGTCGAGGCGGTGGAGGAGGCCGTCGCCCAGGTCGACGCCAACGACCCCGAGGCGCTCCGCGCCGCGCTGGAGTCCGGGATGTTCGCCCCCCAGGAGACCCCTGCGCAGACCGAGGCCCTCGAGGCCCTCGAGACGCTGCTCGCCCTCGTCGAGGGGTGGGTGGAGGTCATCACCGCCCGCGCCACCGCGCCGCACCTTCCCCAGGCGATGGCCCTGCGGGAGATGGTGCGACGTCAACGGGTCCAGGGCGGGCCGGCGGAGAAGGTCTTCGCCCGGCTCCTCGGCATGGAGTTCCGGCCCCGACGGGTCAGGGAGGCCGCGCGCCTGTGGGAGCTGCTCGGGGCGGAGCTGGGCGACGCGGGGCGCGACGCCTTCTGGGAGCACCCCGACGTCATGCCCGCCCCCGCCGAGCTGGCCGCGCCCGAGGACTTCCTCACCCTGCGCCGCGCCGCCCAGGACATGGACTCCCAGATCGACGCCGATCTCGCCTCGCTCCTTGACGGGACGCTCGGGTACGCCGACGGCGCCAAGGAGGCTGACGACGGTGGTGAGGAGACCGAGGAGGAATGA
- a CDS encoding PPA1309 family protein has protein sequence MTDPSTRDDFQVPPEADPAGSRTASGAGAPALARAVVEIESHVARSGWDAPVRVFALVRTADALRADPGLERSLTPEALAEARADPHALTAVEQEDLPAACDLEDLLGQLAWPETVDGVALSAEQIVVPADAQEAPGTSDPHEHLARLAGHPDRQDMRLVVGVLRSGESWCAVRSRRLDTAASVVTGADLVPGLIEALRATLI, from the coding sequence ATGACCGACCCGAGTACCCGTGACGACTTCCAGGTCCCGCCGGAGGCCGACCCCGCCGGCTCCCGGACGGCGTCCGGCGCCGGTGCCCCCGCCCTGGCCCGCGCCGTCGTCGAGATCGAGTCCCACGTCGCCCGCTCAGGGTGGGACGCCCCGGTGCGGGTCTTCGCCCTCGTGCGCACGGCCGACGCGCTGCGGGCCGACCCGGGGCTGGAGCGGTCGCTCACGCCGGAGGCACTGGCCGAGGCCCGTGCCGACCCCCACGCCCTGACGGCTGTCGAGCAGGAGGACCTGCCCGCCGCCTGCGATCTTGAGGACCTCCTCGGGCAGCTCGCCTGGCCGGAGACGGTCGACGGCGTCGCGCTGTCCGCCGAGCAGATCGTCGTGCCCGCCGACGCCCAGGAGGCGCCAGGCACGAGCGACCCTCACGAGCACCTGGCCCGTCTCGCAGGGCACCCGGACCGTCAGGACATGCGCCTCGTCGTCGGCGTGCTGCGCTCCGGGGAGTCCTGGTGCGCCGTGCGCTCACGGCGTCTCGACACCGCCGCGTCGGTCGTCACCGGCGCCGACCTCGTGCCCGGACTCATCGAGGCGCTGCGCGCCACCCTGATCTGA
- a CDS encoding YlbL family protein, which yields MTEHGISPDHLSGGSSGGRRPRPRALILAVVGAIAAVGLVVAGATVPINKVIEAPGPTWNVLSQTPEGQEVLTVSGAESYPAGGALRMTTVSVSGCPGHPVTFFMLVDAWLDDDKAVLDRDEVCPDSLSQEEVEQEGQAQMTSSQDAAVVAALMESGLATRMVLTVAGVSQEQTSTSLAEGDVLESITPEGGTTTTITTYTELRELLTTIPAGTPVTLGVTRDGHAVDVGLTTLAPQDQDGDGQADSEGSLLGVYLSASADSDIDAEVALSDVGGPSAGMMFALGIIDELTPGDMTGGQDIAGTGSISFDGQVGAIGGIRQKMAGAAEAGSDYFLAPASNCAEVEGHVPEGMTVAAVSTLDEAVTAVEAIASGDTQALTTCESVLAAD from the coding sequence GTGACTGAGCACGGCATCTCACCCGACCACCTCTCCGGCGGATCGAGCGGCGGGCGACGGCCCAGGCCGCGCGCCCTCATCCTGGCGGTAGTCGGCGCCATAGCGGCTGTCGGGCTCGTCGTGGCGGGTGCGACGGTGCCGATCAACAAGGTGATCGAGGCTCCCGGGCCGACCTGGAACGTCCTGTCCCAGACCCCTGAGGGCCAGGAGGTCCTCACCGTCTCTGGAGCGGAGTCCTACCCGGCGGGTGGGGCCCTGCGCATGACGACCGTGTCGGTCTCGGGCTGCCCCGGGCACCCGGTCACCTTCTTCATGCTCGTGGACGCCTGGCTCGACGACGACAAGGCGGTCCTGGACCGTGACGAGGTCTGCCCCGACTCGCTGAGCCAGGAGGAGGTCGAGCAGGAGGGCCAGGCCCAGATGACCAGCTCCCAGGACGCCGCGGTGGTCGCCGCGCTCATGGAGTCCGGGCTGGCCACGCGGATGGTCCTCACCGTCGCCGGCGTCTCCCAGGAGCAGACCTCGACGTCGCTGGCCGAGGGGGACGTCCTGGAGTCGATCACTCCCGAGGGGGGAACGACGACGACGATCACGACCTACACCGAGCTGCGTGAGCTCCTCACGACCATCCCGGCGGGGACGCCGGTCACCCTCGGCGTGACCCGCGACGGGCATGCCGTTGACGTCGGGCTGACGACGCTGGCGCCCCAGGACCAGGACGGTGACGGGCAGGCCGACTCCGAGGGCTCCCTGCTGGGCGTCTACCTGTCGGCCAGCGCCGACTCCGACATCGATGCCGAGGTCGCCCTGTCCGACGTCGGCGGCCCGAGCGCCGGGATGATGTTCGCCCTGGGGATCATCGACGAGCTCACCCCCGGCGACATGACCGGCGGGCAGGACATCGCGGGCACCGGTTCGATCTCCTTCGACGGCCAGGTCGGGGCCATCGGCGGGATCCGGCAGAAGATGGCCGGTGCGGCCGAGGCCGGCAGCGACTACTTCCTGGCCCCGGCCTCCAACTGCGCGGAGGTCGAGGGCCACGTCCCCGAGGGCATGACGGTGGCCGCGGTGTCCACCCTGGACGAGGCGGTCACCGCCGTCGAGGCGATCGCCTCGGGAGACACCCAGGCCCTGACGACCTGCGAGTCGGTGCTGGCCGCCGACTGA
- a CDS encoding thiamine biosynthesis protein ThiF: MRIRGQSPVLWRAPGQTQVGAEPGHAVVLEGLSPAEQRLLDHLPAVISAEDVYRTARWTKVPMSRAREVLGLLREAGALAEDDAAPSSADEIYWDRLTPRARERTTLLRSGVVAVLGAGWLAQAIIGLLAEAGVGTILPDDEDLELWTSRVAPKVSTRAPLGCRPDLVVSVEGHVVDPVRARELDRADLVHLPVLARDVSVRVGPLLVPGRGACSTCLGLWDRDADPCWPAVATQLRLLGAPVLERLLIHQAAALAARGATDVVVGAEEAWLGRSIEVSAADPLGVERTWPPHPECLCGQVPSSCSPSPTGSVTREAMV, translated from the coding sequence ATGCGCATCCGTGGACAGTCACCGGTCCTGTGGCGCGCCCCCGGGCAGACTCAGGTCGGCGCCGAGCCGGGGCACGCCGTCGTCCTCGAGGGGCTCAGCCCCGCCGAGCAGCGTCTCCTTGACCACCTGCCCGCCGTCATCAGCGCGGAGGACGTCTACCGCACCGCCCGGTGGACCAAGGTGCCCATGTCGCGGGCTCGCGAGGTGCTGGGCCTGCTGCGCGAGGCGGGTGCGCTCGCGGAGGACGACGCGGCCCCCTCCAGCGCCGACGAGATCTACTGGGACCGGCTGACCCCTCGCGCACGTGAGCGCACGACCCTCCTGCGCTCCGGGGTCGTGGCGGTCCTGGGGGCGGGGTGGCTGGCGCAGGCGATCATCGGCCTGCTCGCGGAGGCGGGGGTCGGCACCATCCTGCCCGACGACGAGGACCTGGAGCTGTGGACGTCGCGGGTCGCGCCCAAGGTGTCCACCCGCGCCCCCCTGGGATGCCGGCCCGACCTCGTGGTGAGCGTCGAGGGTCATGTCGTCGACCCGGTGCGAGCCCGTGAGCTCGACCGGGCCGACCTCGTCCACCTGCCGGTGCTCGCTCGCGACGTGAGCGTGCGGGTCGGCCCGCTCCTGGTGCCCGGGCGCGGCGCCTGCTCGACCTGCCTGGGCCTGTGGGACCGGGACGCCGACCCCTGCTGGCCCGCCGTGGCCACCCAGCTGCGCCTGCTCGGTGCGCCGGTGCTCGAGCGGCTGCTCATCCACCAGGCGGCAGCGCTGGCCGCCCGCGGCGCCACGGACGTGGTGGTGGGCGCCGAGGAGGCGTGGCTGGGACGCAGCATCGAGGTGAGCGCGGCCGACCCGCTCGGTGTGGAGCGGACCTGGCCTCCCCATCCTGAGTGCCTGTGCGGGCAGGTGCCCTCCTCCTGCTCGCCCTCGCCGACGGGGTCGGTGACCCGGGAGGCGATGGTCTGA